From the genome of Delphinus delphis chromosome 8, mDelDel1.2, whole genome shotgun sequence, one region includes:
- the TRIM68 gene encoding E3 ubiquitin-protein ligase TRIM68 isoform X3: MDPAALVEAVVEEVACPICMTFLKEPVSIDCGHSFCHNCLSGLWEVPGESQNWGYSCPLCRAPVQPRNLRPNWQLANVVEKVRRLGLHPGMGLKGDVCETHEEQLKMFCKEDGLIVCEACGRSPEHEAHSVVPMEDVAWDYKWKLHEALEHLRKEQEEAWKLEVGERKRTANWKIQVETRKQSIIWEFEKYRRLLKKKQPPGRRLEVEAAAALASLEQEEGETTQKLGVSHNALIQQSRVLWRMIAELEERSQRPVRWMLQGIQEVLNRSKSWSLQRPEPVSLELKTDCRVLGLREILKTYAADVRLDPDTAYSRLIVSEDRKCVRYGDTKQKLPDNPERFYRYNIVLGILATASEPTTPLPWPSAPWTGTTKRATILPRGLGMSPGPQGSWRTLPLMSVPWN; this comes from the exons ATGGATCCCGCAGCATTGGTGGAAGCCGTTGTAGAAGAAGTGGCCTGTCCCATCTGCATGACCTTCCTGAAAGAGCCCGTGAGCATCGACTGTGGCCACAGCTTCTGCCACAACTGTCTCTCTGGACTCTGGGAGGTCCCAGGAGAATCCCAGAACTGGGGTTACTCGTGTCCCCTCTGCCGGGCTCCCGTCCAGCCAAGGAACCTGCGGCCTAATTGGCAGCTGGCCAACGTTGTAGAAAAAGTCCGGCGGCTAGGGCTGCATCCAGGAATGGGGCTGAAGGGCGACGTGTGCGAGACCCACGAGGAGCAGCTTAAGATGTTCTGCAAAGAGGATGGCCTGATCGTGTGCGAGGCCTGTGGCCGGTCCCCCGAGCACGAGGCCCACAGTGTCGTGCCCATGGAGGATGTCGCCTGGGATTATAAG TGGAAACTCCATGAGGCTTTGGAACATCTGAGGAAAGAGCAAGAAGAGGCCTGGAAGCTGGAAGTTGGTGAGAGGAAACGAACTGCAAACTGGAAG ATACAGGTGGAAACCCGCAAGCAGAGCATCATATGGGAGTTTGAGAAGTACCGGCGattactaaagaaaaaacagCCACCAGGTCGGCGGCTGGAAGTAGAGGCCGCCGCCGCTCTGGCCAGCCTGgagcaggaggaaggggagaccACGCAGAAACTGGGGGTGAGTCACAACGCACTCATCCAGCAGAGCCGGGTCCTGTGGAGGATGATCGCAGAGCTGGAAGAAAGGTCTCAGAGGCCTGTCCGCTGGATGCTgcag gGTATTCAGGAAGTCTTAAACAG GAGCAAGTCTTGGAGCCTGCAGAGACCAGAACCAGTCTCGCTGGAGCTGAAGACGGACTGCCGTgtgctggggctcagagagatcCTGAAGACGTATGCAG CGGATGTGCGGCTGGATCCAGACACTGCTTATTCTCGCCTCATCGTGTCTGAGGACAGAAAATGCGTGCGCTATGGAGACACCAAGCAGAAGCTGCCCGACAATCCTGAGAGATTTTACCGCTACAATATCGTCCTGGGCA TCCTTGCTACAGCATCGGAGCCAACAACACCGCTCCCCTGGCCATCTGCTCCCTGGACGGGGACGACTAAGAGAGCCACCATTTTACCCAGAGGCCTTGGAATGTCGCCTGGCCCGCAGGGGTCTTGGAGGACCCTGCCCCTGATGAGTGTCCCCTGGAACTGA
- the TRIM68 gene encoding E3 ubiquitin-protein ligase TRIM68 isoform X2 encodes MDPAALVEAVVEEVACPICMTFLKEPVSIDCGHSFCHNCLSGLWEVPGESQNWGYSCPLCRAPVQPRNLRPNWQLANVVEKVRRLGLHPGMGLKGDVCETHEEQLKMFCKEDGLIVCEACGRSPEHEAHSVVPMEDVAWDYKWKLHEALEHLRKEQEEAWKLEVGERKRTANWKIQVETRKQSIIWEFEKYRRLLKKKQPPGRRLEVEAAAALASLEQEEGETTQKLGVSHNALIQQSRVLWRMIAELEERSQRPVRWMLQGIQEVLNRSKSWSLQRPEPVSLELKTDCRVLGLREILKTYAADVRLDPDTAYSRLIVSEDRKCVRYGDTKQKLPDNPERFYRYNIVLGSQCISSGRHYWEVESLLQHRSQQHRSPGHLLPGRGRLREPPFYPEALECRLARRGLGGPCP; translated from the exons ATGGATCCCGCAGCATTGGTGGAAGCCGTTGTAGAAGAAGTGGCCTGTCCCATCTGCATGACCTTCCTGAAAGAGCCCGTGAGCATCGACTGTGGCCACAGCTTCTGCCACAACTGTCTCTCTGGACTCTGGGAGGTCCCAGGAGAATCCCAGAACTGGGGTTACTCGTGTCCCCTCTGCCGGGCTCCCGTCCAGCCAAGGAACCTGCGGCCTAATTGGCAGCTGGCCAACGTTGTAGAAAAAGTCCGGCGGCTAGGGCTGCATCCAGGAATGGGGCTGAAGGGCGACGTGTGCGAGACCCACGAGGAGCAGCTTAAGATGTTCTGCAAAGAGGATGGCCTGATCGTGTGCGAGGCCTGTGGCCGGTCCCCCGAGCACGAGGCCCACAGTGTCGTGCCCATGGAGGATGTCGCCTGGGATTATAAG TGGAAACTCCATGAGGCTTTGGAACATCTGAGGAAAGAGCAAGAAGAGGCCTGGAAGCTGGAAGTTGGTGAGAGGAAACGAACTGCAAACTGGAAG ATACAGGTGGAAACCCGCAAGCAGAGCATCATATGGGAGTTTGAGAAGTACCGGCGattactaaagaaaaaacagCCACCAGGTCGGCGGCTGGAAGTAGAGGCCGCCGCCGCTCTGGCCAGCCTGgagcaggaggaaggggagaccACGCAGAAACTGGGGGTGAGTCACAACGCACTCATCCAGCAGAGCCGGGTCCTGTGGAGGATGATCGCAGAGCTGGAAGAAAGGTCTCAGAGGCCTGTCCGCTGGATGCTgcag gGTATTCAGGAAGTCTTAAACAG GAGCAAGTCTTGGAGCCTGCAGAGACCAGAACCAGTCTCGCTGGAGCTGAAGACGGACTGCCGTgtgctggggctcagagagatcCTGAAGACGTATGCAG CGGATGTGCGGCTGGATCCAGACACTGCTTATTCTCGCCTCATCGTGTCTGAGGACAGAAAATGCGTGCGCTATGGAGACACCAAGCAGAAGCTGCCCGACAATCCTGAGAGATTTTACCGCTACAATATCGTCCTGGGCAGTCAGTGCATCTCCTCGGGTCGGCACTactgggaggtggag TCCTTGCTACAGCATCGGAGCCAACAACACCGCTCCCCTGGCCATCTGCTCCCTGGACGGGGACGACTAAGAGAGCCACCATTTTACCCAGAGGCCTTGGAATGTCGCCTGGCCCGCAGGGGTCTTGGAGGACCCTGCCCCTGA
- the TRIM68 gene encoding E3 ubiquitin-protein ligase TRIM68 isoform X1 — protein sequence MDPAALVEAVVEEVACPICMTFLKEPVSIDCGHSFCHNCLSGLWEVPGESQNWGYSCPLCRAPVQPRNLRPNWQLANVVEKVRRLGLHPGMGLKGDVCETHEEQLKMFCKEDGLIVCEACGRSPEHEAHSVVPMEDVAWDYKWKLHEALEHLRKEQEEAWKLEVGERKRTANWKIQVETRKQSIIWEFEKYRRLLKKKQPPGRRLEVEAAAALASLEQEEGETTQKLGVSHNALIQQSRVLWRMIAELEERSQRPVRWMLQGIQEVLNRSKSWSLQRPEPVSLELKTDCRVLGLREILKTYAADVRLDPDTAYSRLIVSEDRKCVRYGDTKQKLPDNPERFYRYNIVLGSQCISSGRHYWEVEVGDRSEWGLGVCKENVDRKEVVYLSPHYGFWVIRLRKGDEYRAGTDEYPLLSLPVPPRRVGVFLDYEAHDISFYNVTDSGSHIFTFPHYPFPGRLLPYFSPCYSIGANNTAPLAICSLDGDD from the exons ATGGATCCCGCAGCATTGGTGGAAGCCGTTGTAGAAGAAGTGGCCTGTCCCATCTGCATGACCTTCCTGAAAGAGCCCGTGAGCATCGACTGTGGCCACAGCTTCTGCCACAACTGTCTCTCTGGACTCTGGGAGGTCCCAGGAGAATCCCAGAACTGGGGTTACTCGTGTCCCCTCTGCCGGGCTCCCGTCCAGCCAAGGAACCTGCGGCCTAATTGGCAGCTGGCCAACGTTGTAGAAAAAGTCCGGCGGCTAGGGCTGCATCCAGGAATGGGGCTGAAGGGCGACGTGTGCGAGACCCACGAGGAGCAGCTTAAGATGTTCTGCAAAGAGGATGGCCTGATCGTGTGCGAGGCCTGTGGCCGGTCCCCCGAGCACGAGGCCCACAGTGTCGTGCCCATGGAGGATGTCGCCTGGGATTATAAG TGGAAACTCCATGAGGCTTTGGAACATCTGAGGAAAGAGCAAGAAGAGGCCTGGAAGCTGGAAGTTGGTGAGAGGAAACGAACTGCAAACTGGAAG ATACAGGTGGAAACCCGCAAGCAGAGCATCATATGGGAGTTTGAGAAGTACCGGCGattactaaagaaaaaacagCCACCAGGTCGGCGGCTGGAAGTAGAGGCCGCCGCCGCTCTGGCCAGCCTGgagcaggaggaaggggagaccACGCAGAAACTGGGGGTGAGTCACAACGCACTCATCCAGCAGAGCCGGGTCCTGTGGAGGATGATCGCAGAGCTGGAAGAAAGGTCTCAGAGGCCTGTCCGCTGGATGCTgcag gGTATTCAGGAAGTCTTAAACAG GAGCAAGTCTTGGAGCCTGCAGAGACCAGAACCAGTCTCGCTGGAGCTGAAGACGGACTGCCGTgtgctggggctcagagagatcCTGAAGACGTATGCAG CGGATGTGCGGCTGGATCCAGACACTGCTTATTCTCGCCTCATCGTGTCTGAGGACAGAAAATGCGTGCGCTATGGAGACACCAAGCAGAAGCTGCCCGACAATCCTGAGAGATTTTACCGCTACAATATCGTCCTGGGCAGTCAGTGCATCTCCTCGGGTCGGCACTactgggaggtggaggtgggagacaGGTCTGAATGGGGCCTGGGAGTGTGTAAGGAAAATGTAGACCGGAAGGAGGTGGTCTATTTATCCCCCCACTACGGATTCTGGGTGATCAGGCTGAGGAAGGGCGATGAGTACCGGGCAGGCACGGACGAATACCCACTCCTGTCCTTGCCCGTCCCTCCCCGCCGGGTGGGAGTCTTCCTGGATTACGAGGCTCATGATATCTCCTTCTACAACGTGACTGACAGCGGCTCCCACATTTTCACTTTCCCCCACTATCCCTTCCCTGGGCGCCTCCTGCCCTATTTCAGTCCTTGCTACAGCATCGGAGCCAACAACACCGCTCCCCTGGCCATCTGCTCCCTGGACGGGGACGACTAA